The following coding sequences lie in one Treponema socranskii subsp. buccale genomic window:
- a CDS encoding SGNH/GDSL hydrolase family protein: MENGIHTIAVWGDSILKGAVTGYSESRFDVLEEENSLALAQKELKFMLINKSVFGNVINKALRTLKRDMERGLRCDVGIVESGGNDCDYDWTPISENPASPHKPRNPLPDFLRMLDEAVETLRAHKITPLLMTMPPLVIDNWYKTITSGQNKQNIDRFLDGDIFRLYRTHELYSLSIEKYAFTHGVQFVDMRMALLKANDYRSLMCEDGIHPNASGYAYMADVWIRELPRLHKEF; encoded by the coding sequence ATGGAAAACGGAATACACACGATAGCCGTCTGGGGGGATTCGATATTAAAAGGAGCGGTCACCGGCTACAGCGAAAGCCGCTTCGACGTCCTTGAAGAAGAAAACAGTCTCGCCCTCGCTCAAAAAGAACTCAAGTTTATGCTTATCAATAAAAGCGTGTTCGGCAACGTCATCAATAAAGCGCTTCGTACGCTCAAGCGCGATATGGAACGGGGCTTACGCTGCGATGTCGGCATCGTCGAAAGCGGCGGCAACGACTGCGATTACGATTGGACACCGATAAGCGAAAATCCCGCTTCTCCGCACAAACCTCGAAACCCGCTCCCGGACTTTTTGCGTATGCTCGACGAAGCGGTCGAAACGCTCCGCGCGCATAAGATCACCCCGCTTTTGATGACGATGCCGCCGCTCGTTATCGACAACTGGTATAAGACGATCACATCGGGACAAAACAAACAAAATATCGACAGATTTCTCGACGGCGATATATTCAGATTGTACAGAACTCACGAACTCTATTCGCTTTCGATCGAAAAATACGCCTTCACTCACGGTGTCCAATTTGTCGATATGCGCATGGCGCTCCTCAAAGCAAATGATTATCGCTCGCTCATGTGCGAAGACGGCATTCACCCGAACGCTTCGGGCTACGCGTATATGGCGGACGTGTGGATCCGGGAGCTTCCGCGGCTGCACAAAGAATTTTAA